Proteins from a single region of Cryptococcus neoformans var. grubii H99 chromosome 5, complete sequence:
- a CDS encoding 5-oxoprolinase: MTVTYDPITLSLFANRFMSVAEAMGRSLQQTSISTNIKERLDYSCALFSHTGDLVANAPFIPVHLGSMSFAVKYQLQHWKSDLKSGDVLLANSPIAGGSHLPDLTVITPVFDPTLGKEGQIIFFTASRAHHSDIGGITGGSMPATSTTLIEEGAEIVSFKLVSGGKFNATELYRLLVEEPAKFPGCSGCRNYRDVESDIKAQIAANHKGSQLLHSLVGEHGLEVVHGYMRFVQENAEQAVRKMLRKAAQESNVLVAVDYLDDGSPICLKVTIDEEKGSAVFDFTGTGPEVRGNLNAPIAVVHSAIIYCMRAMVNQDIPLNAGCLVPLNIIIPDESLLNPSPEAAVCAGNVLTSQRITDVVLKAFNACAASQGCCNNLSFGVGGKDLITGEVKSGWGYYETIAGGSGAGPDWDGTSGVHCHMTNTRITDPEILERRYPVILRQFGYRPNSGGEGAYHGGNGVIRDLEFLQPIQVSMLSERRSRAPYGLAGGANGKTGVNTWIKLPTAANGKTRRVNIGGKATVQFGAGDRLLIQTPGGGGWGRVASRKAQTITVPQLQWEARGSLAERALSEAAFGA, from the exons ATGACCGTCACATACGACCCGATCACGCTTAGTCTCTT TGCGAACCGCTTTATGAGCGTCGCAGAGGCGATGGGACGCTCGCTGCAGCAGACCTCCATTTCAACCAACATTAAGGAGCGTCTGGATTACTCTTGTGCACTCTTCAGTCACACTGGTGATCTCGTCGCGAATGCGCCTTTCATCCCTGTTCACCTGGGATCCATGTCTTTCGCCGTCAAGTATCAGCTTCAACACTGGAAGTCTGACCTCAAGTCCGGAGATGTGCTGCTGGCCAACTCGCCTATCGCAGGCGGGTCCCATCTACCCGACTTGACAGTCATCACTCCCGTGTTTGATCCGACTCTAGGCAAGGAGGGCcagatcatcttcttcacagCTTCACGAGCACACCACTCAGATATTGGTGGTATCACCGGAGGTTCGATGCCAGCGACAAGTACTACCCTTATCGAGGAAGGTGCCGAGATTGTGTCTTTCAAGCTTGTCTCAGGAGGTAAATTCAACGCTACTGAGCTGTACCGTCTGCTCGTCGAGGAGCCAGCCAAGTTCCCTGGGTGCAGCGGATGCAGGAACTACCGCGATGTCGAGAGCGATATCAAAGCT CAAATCGCAGCAAACCACAAGGGCTCGCAACTGCTTCATTCTCTCGTCGGCGAACATGGCCTCGAAGTGGTGCATGGATACATGCGATTCGTGCAGGAGAATGCAGAGCAGGCGGTGCGGAAAATGCTGCGTAAGGCAGCGCAGGAAAGCAATGTGCTTGTG GCGGTCGACTACCTGGACGACGGTTCACCCATCTGCCTCAAAGTTACCAttgacgaggagaagggctCGGCAGTCTTTGACTTCACCGGCACTGGTCCTGAAGTCCGGGGCAATCTGAACGCGCCGATCGCTGTCGTGCACTCGGCCATCATCTACTG CATGCGCGCAATGGTAAACCAAGACATCCCTCTCAATGCTGGCTGCCTCGTCCCTCttaacatcatcatccccgACGAGAGTCTTCTCAACCCGTCACCCGAAGCTGCCGTCTGCGCCGGAAACGTCCTCACATCGCAGCGTATCACCGATGTCGTGCTCAAGGCTTTCAACGCTTGCGCCGCCAGCCAGGGGTGCTGCAACAATTTATCTTTCGGCGTTGGGGGAAAGGACCTCATCACTGGTGAGGTGAAGAGCGGTTGGGGTTATTACGAGACCATTGctggaggaagtggagCTGGTCCGGATTGGGATGGTACTTCAGGCGTTCA CTGCCATATGACCAATACTCGTATCACCGACCCCGAGATTCTCGAGCGACGCTACC CCGTCATTCTCAGACAGTTTGGTTACCGCCCGAACTctggtggagaaggtgcGTACCACGGCGGCAACGGTGTCATCCGAGACCTCGAGTTCCTTCAGCCCATTCAAGTGTCTATGCTCTCCGAGAGGAGATCACGAGCACCATATGGTCTCGCCGGGGGCGCCAACGGCAAGACAGGTGTCAACACATGGATCAAGCTGCCTACCGCGGCTAACGGCAAGACAAGGCGTGTCAACATTGGCGGTAAAGCGACGGTGCAGTTTGGCGCAGGCGACAGGTTGCTCATCCAAACAccaggaggaggtggatggggcCGAGTAGCAAGTCGCAAGGCGCAAACCATCACCGTGCCACAATTACAGTGGGAAGCGAGGGGCAGTCTGGCAGAGAGGGCGTTGTCCGAGGCGGCGTTTGGGGCATGA
- a CDS encoding phosphopyruvate hydratase, with product MAAARAGAAEKGLELFEHLADLTFPQRDKAKPYVLPVPCTNQLNGGVHAGNQLAPQEFMVLPTGATSFEEAMRIVTECYHSLKSVITEEFGLAGTGIGDEGGFAPPVDSIDQALDLLVEASAKAGHSNNVHFAIDPASSEFFKDGVYDLDFKSTDQLETHRCLSPDQMASLYNDLISKYPLILLEDPFAEDDWDSWTKFMEKINGRIEVVGDDLLCTQVSRVKMAKKASACNGLLLKINQCGTISEAIEAAQTAYSYGWSVFVSHRSGETIDDFIGDIVVGLQTGHIKSGAPCRGERLAKYNRLLQIERLLKERGHPVRYAGVDFRRAATW from the exons ATGGCTGCTGCACGGGCAGGCGCTGCTGAAAAG GGCTTGGAACTATTTGAACATTTGGCGGACCTAACCTTCCCTCAACGTGACAAAGCTAAACCTTACGTGCTGCCTGTTCCTTGCACCAATCAGCTCAATGGTGGTGTACATGCAGGGAATCAGCTTGCTCCTCAAG AGTTCATGGTACTTCCAACGGGGGCTACTTCGTTTGAGGAGGCGATGCGTATTGTGACGGAATGTTACCATTCGTTGAAATCGGTAATCACTGAGGAATTTGGCCTCGCAG GAACTGGTATCGGTGACGAGGGAGGCTTTGCTCCGCCGGTTGATTCGATTGATCAAGCTCTGGACCTCTTGGTGGAGGCAAGCGCCAAAGCTGGCCACTCGAACAATGTTCACTTTGCCATTGACCCCGCCTCCTCAGAGTTCTTTAAAGACGGTGTGTACGACCTGGACTTCAAGTCTACCGATCAACTTGAAACCCATCGATGCCTATCTCCAGACCAGATGGCAAGTCTGTACAATGATCTTATCTCGAAATATCCATTGATACTTCTGGAAGACCCGTTTGCCGAAGATGATTGGGATAGCTGGACAAAGTTTATGGAAAAGATTAATGGAAGGATTGAGGTGGTAGGAGACGACCTTCTGTGCACTCAAGTCAGCAGGGTAAAAATGGCCAAGAAAGCATCAGCGTGCAATGGCCTTCTTCTAAAG ATCAACCAATGCGGTACTATTAGCGAAGCGATTGAAGC TGCCCAGACCGCTTATAGCTATGGTTGGTCTGTTTTTGTATCTCATCGTAGTGGTGAGACCATTGACGATTTCATTGGTG ATATCGTAGTAGGTCTGCAAACTGGACATATCAAGTCTGGGGCACCTTGCCGAGGCGAGAGGTTGGCCAAATATAATCGCTTGCTCCAAATTGAGCGACTTCTCAAAGAGCGTGGCCATCCTGTTCGGTATGCAGGAGTGGATTTCAGGCGGGCGGCTACCTGGTAG
- a CDS encoding HpcH/HpaI aldolase/citrate lyase produces MPLSINGSPLRRALAEGRPALGVTMVLPGALHARILASLPNLSYIFVDLEHGAMSDTEMQAAIQAIVPFGVSPIVRIPAGEPWMIKRALDAGAHGIAVPMVSTPEEAAAIASAARFPPNGCRGFGSTFSRDAFGWTSDAEYLEKANNEILVAVMIETKQGYENAEAIINTPGIDIIMTGETDICLSMGYPLTPDNPAQEVTAAISHISSLARKANKWQGGRIRPSTGGPKAMASRGIGMIQVGVDAWLLREILNAKITQAMES; encoded by the exons ATGCCACTGTCCATTAATGGCTCCCCTTTGCGCCGAGCTTTGGCGGAAGGCCGACCTGCACTGGGCGTGACAATGGTATTGCCAGGTGCCCTTCACGCTAGGATCCTGGCTAGTCTACCCAATCTCTCT TATATTTTCGTCGACCTCGAACACGGCGCGATGAGTGATACTGAAATGCAAGCCGCTATCCAGGCGATCGTTCCCTTCGGAGTGTCACCGATCGTTCGCATTCCGGCAGGGGAGCCTTGGATGATTAAAAGAGCACTGGACGCCGGAGCCCACGGCATTGCTGTCCCTATGGTCTCCACACCG GAAGAAGCCGCGGCGATAGCGTCGGCTGCTCGATTCCCCCCAAATGGATGTAGGGGATTTGGCTCGACATTCTCAAGGGATGCCTTCGGCTGGACTTCTGATGCTGAATACCTTGAAAAGGCCAACAATGAGATCCTAGTCGCCGTTATGATCGAGACGAAGCAAGGCTATGAGAATGCCGAAGCGATTATCAATACTCCTGGAATAG ATATCATTATGACGGGAGAGACCGATATCTGTCTGTCCATGGGATATCCCCTGACTCCGGACAATCCGGCTCAGGAAGTCACCGCGGCCATCTCACACATCTCATCACTGGCACGCAAAGCCAACAAGTGGCAGGGTGGACGCATCAGACCTTCAACGGGTGGCCCAAAGGCGATGGCATCAAGAGGCATTGGCATGATACAGGTCGGGGTGGACGCTTGGTTGTTAAGGGAGATCCTGAATGCGAAGATCACCCAGGCGATGGAAAGCTAG
- a CDS encoding HPP family protein, variant 1 has protein sequence MEKSLTILPPLLPHYFRRPVPLHLRPVAATPHFPIFSRLRGPTVWLRVFSIYSRPCRMVSTSNNEKARKPTSRRHRYERFLLRDDYRGRLPRWISRFTGYRQPGDEPPYDPLPFPPFNWLVKIPLRVEVWMIFAWIGCFGGILLIEAIMCTNTAFRNVYSSPIIITSFGASAVLLFGAIESPLAQPRNFIGGHFVSALVGTAITRLWVLNPRYQDYLDNTGFHGNTFVNGGLCMATAALAMLISGMVHPPSGATAFNAAVQTLVVSLSWRYLPVILASALIMQGLALIINNLGRRRYPIYWWSPKQVFVRPEVLEHENDEETALRTLQEGPLRSAEDAGRTRETLLEARMQGEGAGGADFMQDPSGQNNIPMGAVESPEIGVPEPRLKPMTEGDRRRAEGFD, from the exons atggaaaaaaGCCTTACCATCTTGCCCCCTTTGCTTCCCCATTATTTCCGTCGCCCggttcctcttcatcttcgtcccGTCGCTGCAACCCCTCATTTTCCCATTTTTTCCCGACTTCGAGGCCCCACTGTCTGGCTCCGTGTCTTCTCAATCTACAGTCGTCCCTGCCGCATGGTCAGTACGTCGAACAACGAGAAGGCGAGAAAACCCACATCTCGCCGCCATCGCTACGAACGCTTTCTTCTACGAGATGATTATCGGGGGCGGCTTCCCCGATGGATCTCGCGTTTCACAGGCTACCGTCAGCCCGGCGATGAGCCGCCTTATGATCCTCTACCGTTCCCGCCTTTTAACTGGTTGGTCAAGATTCCTTTGAGGGTCGAGGTATGGATGATATTCGCTTGGATAGGCTGCTTTGGAGGGATCCTCCTCATTGAAGCCATCATGTGCACCAACACAGCTTTTCGCAATGTGTACTCCTCCcctatcatcatcacttcctTCGGCGCATCGGCCGTCCTTCTTTTCGGTGCAATCGAGTCACCGCTTGCTCAACCTCGCAATTTCATTGGCGGACACTTCGTTTCGGCTCTGGTTGGGACGGCTATTACCAGGCTCTGGGTCCTCAACCCACGTTACCAAGATTATCTGGATAATACAGGCTTTCATGGCAACACTTTTGTGAATGGGGGACTGTGCATGGCAACCGCGGCCTTGGCGATGCTGATCTCAGGAATGGTCCATCCACC GTCCGGGGCCACTGCATTCAATGCTGCAGTCCAAACCTTGGTCGTTTCCTTGTCTTGGCGGTACCTGCCTGTCATTCTCGCCTCCGCCCTCATCATGCAAGGATTGgccctcatcatcaacaatcTGGGCCGCCGGCGGTATCCGATCTATTGGTGGTCACCAAAGCAGGTATTCGTCCGACCCGAGGTCTTAGAACACGAGAACGACGAAGAAACAGCGCTACGAACGCTTCAAGAAGGCCCTCTTCGTAGTGCGGAGGATGCGGGAAGGACGAGGGAGACGTTGTTGGAGGCTAGAATGCAAGGAGAGGGAGCAGGCGGCGCGGATTTTATGCAGGATCCATCCGGACAAAATAATATTCCCATGGGGGCTGTCGAGAGTCCCGAAATTGGTGTTCCAGAGCCGCGATTAAAACCGATGACTGAAGGCGACCGACGTCGAGCAGAAGGCTTTGATTAA
- a CDS encoding translation machinery-associated protein 16 yields MPNNRKITKKTIKGKEGLHPGSRKAAQLTRVQLRVEKLKGNNKARKDHVSAKVQRPLFFIHSLSSPNPLTLPSLKALITEVYLKRHDPRIEELTRERRPGRPKPKELLDLEEVKKRETGEYETGMEVPDLTHPPTTLLIHSWLSSPNPPSIDHSHIDLLRHIRVSPHGEVLLTKEGRTEGMGLGNWKGEGEGDDWTTFLEGVSTEKQGQEMEG; encoded by the exons ATGCCCAACAACAGGAAGATTACAAAAAAGACAAtcaagggaaaggaaggccTCCATCCGGGATCACGAAAGGCTGCCCAGCTTACGCGGGTCCAGCTGAGGGtcgagaagctcaaggGAAATAACAAGGCAAGAAAAGATCATGTTTCTGCGAAGG TCCAGCGgccactcttcttcatccactccctctcctccccaaaCCCGCTtaccctcccttccctcaaAGCACTCATAACGGAAGTGTATCTCAAGCGACATGATCCCCGCATTGAAGAGCTTACACGAGAACGGAGGCCAGGGAGACCAAAGCCGAAGGAGTTGctggatttggaggaggtcaaaaaaagggaaactGGAGAGTATGAGACAGGAATGG AGGTCCCAGACCTAACCCATCCCCCAACGACCCTTCTCATCCACTCATGGCTCAGTTCTCCCAACCCGCCTTCTATCGACCATTCACACATTGACCTCCTTCGACATATACGTGTATCCCCTCATGGGGAGGTATTGCTTacaaaggaagggagaacAGAAGGGATGGGTTTGGGGAAttggaagggagagggagagggagatgattGGACTACTTTTTTGGAAGGGGTGAGCacggagaaacaggggcaagagatggaggGGTAA
- a CDS encoding allantoate permease, whose amino-acid sequence MSFSEKDNEKVLVDSYPPVRVVSASDNATQRVARDIAADLVAELDAGFEVTPEMKRRVLRKIDFILLPLISCTATLSFLDKVSNNYANNYGLQVRLGMHGTQFSWSASVFYFAFLIWQPAVSYMTQHFPLGKLVSINCICWGLVLLGQGFVKNYAGFMVLRFFQGIFEACVLPSFLVMCSIYWTREEQSFRSAFWFNSCAGILGGLFAYAMGHFHPAPGYSLYQYIYIVYGSFTTGWGVMLFFALPDSPVTAWFFSHEERLTAVARVKGNNTGMINRHFDRSQMWEALLDPKTWWFFLFTFVCNIPNGGLNAFSTTIIKGFGFTTLETTLMSVPWGVVCTLGNGVIGLCISYTVGKRLFLMAFAIIPPMIGTVVMYTIPHSNKAPSLFAYYITGFYNAPYVMSLALMASNTAGTTKKSVTSAIIWMSYCGGNIAGPFFYRSKDAPTYQFGTAALLTCFSLQVVLALLFRVYLLHLNRQKELAFEPSEHDESAQHAFADLTDKQNTDFRYTY is encoded by the exons ATGTCATTTTCCGAGAAAGATAACGAAAAGGTCCTCGTAGACTCATACCCTCCGGTCCGCGTCGTCTCTGCATCCGACAATGCCACACAACGTGTCGCTCGAGACATCGCCGCGGATCTTGTCGCTGAGCTCGATGCTGGTTTCGAAGTCACACccgagatgaagaggagagtcTTGAGAAAGATCGActtcatcctcttgccCCTCATCTCTTGCACAGCGACGCTGTCTTTCCTCGACAAGGTTTCGAACAACTACGCAAACAAC TATGGCCTCCAAGTTCGCTTGGGCATGCATGGTACTCAGTTCTCTTGGTCAGCATCGGTCTTTTACTTTGCCTTCCTTATCTGGCAGCCAGCCGTGTCTTACATGACCCAGCACTTCCCCCTCGGTAAGCTGGTCTCC ATCAATTGCATCTGCTGGGGCCTGGTCCTGCTTGGGCAGGGCTTTGTCAAGAACTATGCAGGCTTCATGGTtctccgcttcttccag GGTATCTTCGAAGCCTGCGTTCTGCCGTCTTTCCTCGTGATGTGTTCCATCTATTGGACTCGGGAGGAACAATCTTTCCGCTCGGCTTTCTGGTTCAACTCCTGTGCGGGGATCTTGGGCGGTCTGTTCGCCTATGCGATGG GTCACTTCCATCCTGCACCAGGCTACAGCCTCTACCAGTACATTTACATTGTTTACGGGTCATTCACTACCGGCTGGGGCGTCATGCTGTTCTTCGCGCTTCCCGATTCCCCTGTCACGGCTTGGTTCTTTTCGCATGAAGAACGGCTCACGGCTGTCGCTCGAGTCAAAGGCAATAACACCGGCATGATCAACCGTCATTTCGACCGTTCCCAGATGTGGGAAGCCCTTCTCGATCCCAAGACTTGGTGGTTCTTCCTGTTCACTTTCGTGTGCAACATTCCCAACGGCGGTCTCAATGCTTTCTCCACGACCATCATCAAGGGCTTTGGATTTACAACCCTTGAAACTACCCTCATGTCAGTTCCTTGGGGCGTAGTGTGCACGCTTGGCAACGGTGTGATCGGTCTGTGTATCTCCTACACCGTGGGCAAACGATTGTTCTTGATGGCGTTCGCCATTATTCCACCCATGATCGGCACCGTCGTCATGTACACCATTCCTCACTCCAACAAAGCTCCATCGCTATTCGCCTACTACATTACCGGTTTCTACAATGCGCCTTACGTCATGTCGTTGGCGCTTATGGCCTCGAACACCGCCGGTACcacgaagaagagcgtcACCAGCGCGATCATATGGATGTCCTATTGCGGTGGTAATATCGCCGGGCCGTTCTTCTACCGAAGCAAGGATGCACCGACATATCAGTTCGGCACCGCCGCTCTGCTCACCTGCTTTTCTCTGCAGGTTGTGCTTGCCCTTTTGTTCCGTGTCTACCTCCTGCACCTTAACCGTCAGAAAGAGCTCGCATTCGAGCCCAGCGAGCACGATGAGAGCGCACAGCATGCTTTCGCGGATCTCACAGACAAGCAG AATACCGACTTCAGGTACACCTATTAA
- a CDS encoding 5-oxoprolinase, producing the protein MIGVTLTSTVSDHSIRIAIDRGGTFTDVHASWPGPNGREESITKLLSQDPSNYKDAPTEGIRRVLETVLGKKVPRGSPLPTNKIDTVRLSTTVATNALLERHGSPHALLITKGFKDLLSIGNQARPRIFDLNIKKASYLYGDVIEVDERVTLVGYTSDPHATEHAVKFLENGEAIQSYSGEGVQHGVEGVRGMSGEAVQVLQALDEEAVEKDLKALFEQGYRSIAVVLAHSFTFPDHELAVGRIAEKIGFHHISLSSQLLPMIRMVPRGVSTTADAYLTPVLGEYLDGFYSGFEGGKKGNLNVEFMGSDGGLVDLKNFTGLKSILSGPAGGVVGYALTSWDEKKLAPVIGFDVGGTSTDVSRFDGKYEIVYETTTAGISIQSPQLDINTVAAGGGSCLTFRNGMFHAGPESAGAHPGPACYRKGGPLALTDANLILGRLVPRIFPQCFGPNENEPLDPSASQASFEKMQKQIALETGAEMSLDDMIYGFVTIANEMMARPIRTLTEARGFATSKHILASFGGAGGQHACEIAESLGITSILIHRYSSILSAYGLALADRVYEEQEPCSAIYHPSSLYFTERLDKIGNRVSEELARQGFTSDQVKLARMLHMRFDGSDTALMISEPADGDFEQEFYRVYKHEFGFLLESKVIVDDFKVRGIGKSLSPAGESVFSEISNLSTRRAGKPTSRQEVFVSQPGSTKGERMDTPVYELDQLNVGDIVEGPALVIDATQTIFINITWSGTVTSRHLLITRPASAQ; encoded by the exons ATGATCGGCGTCACCTTAACATCAACCGTTTCCGACCACTCCATCCGAATTGCCATTGACAGA GGTGGTACTTTCACCGACGTTCACGCGTCATGGCCTGGTCCCAATGGCCGTGAAGAGAGCATCACCAAACTCCTCTCCCAGGATCCTTCAAATTACAAAGACGCACCGACAGAGGGTATCAGAAGAGTGTTAGAGACCGTgctggggaagaaggtcCCCCGGGGCAGTCCATTGCCAACGAACAAGATAG ACACTGTGCGTCTCAGCACCACCGTCGCTACCAACGCACTTCTCGAACGCCACGGTTCGCCTCACGCTCTCCTTATCACCAAAGGTTTCAAAGATCTTCTCTCTATCGGCAACCAAGCTCGTCCACGCATCTTCGACCTGAACATTAAGAAGGCGTCATACCTTTATGGCGATGTCATTGAGGTCGACGAGCGAGTCACCCTCGTCGGATACACCTCTGATCCCCATGCCACTGAACATGCAGTCAAATTTTTAGAAAACGGCGAGGCGATTCAGTCCTACTCTGGAGAAGGGGTGCAGCATGGCGTCGAGGGCGTGAGGGGTATGAGCGGAGAGGCCGTGCAAGTGTTGCAAGCGCTAGACGAGGAAgcggtggagaaggatctAAAAGCGCTGTTCGAGCAAGGGTACCGGTCGATTGCGGTCGTTTTGGCACATTC GTTCACCTTCCCCGACCATGAGCTCGCTGTTGGTCGTATCGCGGAGAAAATCGGCTTTCACCAtatctccctctcctcccaacTTCTTCCTATGATTCGCATGGTCCCTCGAGGTGTCTCCACAACAGCCGATGCTTATCTCACTCCCGTATTGGGCGAGTACCTGGATGGCTTCTATTCTGGCTTTGAGGGagggaaaaaagggaaCTTGAACGTCGAGTTCATGGGCTCTGATGGTGGCTTGGTGGACTTGAAG AACTTTACCGGTCTCAAATCGATCTTGAGTGGACCAGCAGGCGGTGTTGTCGGCTATGCCCTCACCAGCTGGGACGAGAAGAAACTCGCACCCGTTATCGGCTTCGACGTCGGCGGAACCTCGACCGATGTCTCTCGCTTCGACGGCAAGTACGAGATTGTCTACGAGACCACCACAGCGGGCATCTCAATCCAAAGCCCTCAACTCGACATCAACACCGTCGCAGCGGGTGGCGGTTCCTGTCTCACTTTCCGCAACGGCATGTTCCACGCTGGCCCTGAGTCTGCCGGTGCACACCCGGGTCCCGCTTGCTATCGTAAAGGCGGTCCCCTCGCACTCACGGATGCGAATCTCATCCTCGGTCGGCTGGTACCTCGTATTTTCCCACAATGCTTCGGGCCCAACGAGAACGAGCCCCTTGATCCGTCAGCTTCTCAAGCTTCATTCGAGAAGATGCAAAAGCAGATCGCTCTGGAGACCGGCGCGGAGATGTCGCTGGACGATATGATCTACGGATTCGTCACTATCGCGAACGAGATGATGGCTCGGCCAATCCGGACGCTTACCGAGGCTCGAGGTTTTGCGACTTCCAAGCACATTCTGGCGTCTTTCGGCGGTGCTGGTGGTCAACATGCATGCGAGATCGCCGAGAGCCTAGGTATCACCAGTATCCTGATACATCGCTActcctccatcctttcAGCATATGGTCTCGCCCTCGCAGATCGAGTGTATGAAGAGCAGGAGCCATGCTCTGCCATCTACCATCCATCGTCGTTATACTTCACCGAGCGACTCGACAAGATCGGTAATCGCGTTTCAGAGGAGCTCGCAAGACAAGGCTTCACCTCCGATCAAGTCAAGCTTGCGAGAATGCTGCACATGCGCTTCGATGGATCGGATACGGCGCTTATGATCTCTGAGCCAGCAGATGGCGACTTCGAGCAGGAGTTTTACCGGGTGTACAAACACGAATTTGGTTTCCTGCTTGAGAGCAAGGTTATTGTAGATGACTTCAAG GTCAGAGGTATCGGCAAATCCCTCTCTCCTGCCGGTGAATCCGTTTTCTCAGAAATATCGAACCTCTCCACTCGCCGCGCTGGCAAGCCCACATCCCGACAAGAAGTCTTCGTTTCTCAACCTGGGTCGACCAAGGGTGAACGCATGGATACGCCGGTATACGAGTTGGACCAGCTCAACGTTGGAGACATCGTTGAGGGGCCAGCATTGGTCATCGACGCGACACAAACTATCTTTATTAACATCACTTGGAGCGGGACGGTCACTTCTAGGCATCTGCTCATCACTCGCCCAGCATCAGCGCAATGA